The Mucilaginibacter terrae region TAAACTTGCCGCATTTGGTTTGTCGGCATTACAACCGGCAACATGGCTGGCCAAAAGGTTTAAAACTACTCATGCTCGCGGCCTGTTTGCCGGAATGGCCGCGCATGCAATACAACCTTTAGGTAATTTAACCACTTCAGCTGTTGCATTGGTGCTGCTGGCTAACGGGCATTTAGGCGGCTGGCCTATACCCAAAGGCGGGTCGCAAGCTATTGCCGATGCTTTGGCGGGATATTTTACTTCATTAGGAGGAGAGATACAAACCGGAAATTATATAACTTCATTAACACAATTACCATCGGCTAATGCTGTTTTGTTTGATGTAACGCCTCAGCAACTACTGCAAATAGCCGGGCATAAATTTTCATCAATTTACAAGTGGCAGTTAGAGCGCTACCGTTACGGCGATGGTGTGTTTAAGGTTGATTGGGCCTTGGATGCACCTATATCTTTTAAGGCTGATGAATGCCGCAGGGCCGGAACCGTTCATTTAGGCGGAACGCTTGAAGAAATTGTTATTGCCGAGCAAGCGGCATCAAAAGGGCAATATACCCATAAACCATATGTGCTGTTAGCACAGCAAAGTTTATTTGATAACACTCGCGCACCCGAGGGTAAGCACACCGCATGGGCTTATTGCCATGTACCCAACGGTTCAACTAAAGATATGACTGCAATTATTGAAAACCAGGTTGAACGTTTTGCCCCCGGTTTTAAGGAACGGATATTAGCTAAGCATACGTTTAATACAGCCCAATTGCAGGAGCATAATCCCAATTACATAGGTGGCGATATTAATGGTGGAAGGCTCGATATTTCGCAGTTGTTCACCCGTCCGGCACTTCGCCTATCGCCTTATAAAACATCGGCAAAGGGATTATACATCTGTTCATCATCAACACCACCGGGTGGGGGAGTACATGGTATGTGCGGATATTATGCAGCTAAACGGGCATTGAAAGATGTATTTAATATAGATACCAGTTTACAATAATAAGGCTGTTTATTTTGGGTTTGCTAAAACGCTGCTTAGCGTTAAACAATTCCTTTAAAAGGCGATGATTTAAAGAACAAAGCTTTTGCATTGTCTAAAATTTTGTGTTCATGTATAAATCTTCTACTTTTTTACGTGCCCAGGGAGTTTTGCGTAAAAATTTCAAGCTTGAAGATACACTTGGGTCTGAAGTAAAGCAATTTATTGGTATGATCCTTCCCATCTCTCGCCAGCCATAAAAAGCTACCAGGTCATTCAAAATGCTTTCCAGTGTTTTACCATGCAGCGGATTGTTGGGTTGAGTATTCATATGCAATAATAATCAATTTAGATGTAAGGATATTCTCGGGCATATTCCGCGATACTTGTATAGTGGCAAGACAATGTGCTTTACAAACGAACAAGGGAGGCCTTGCGCCTCCTTTGTTTTTAACATAAACTATTAACTGCTGATGACAGTGCTTTAATTATCTTAGTTTAAGCAGTGCCTTTTAAAAAAGACCCTGCTTTGTATAAAAATGACACAATATGATAAACGAAGAAAGGAAGCCTTGCGCCCCCCTTCTCTCAAAACTATTTATTAACTCTCAAACAATTAAGCCGGGTTTGAGGCCGGACAAGATCTTTAAATAAAGAAGGGGAAGCCTTGCGCGCCCCTTCTTTAACAACACACTTAACTAAACTATAATTGGGAGCAACACCACATTGCTAAACCATAGTTTTCTCTTTATTGCCAGCCGCCGCCTAATGCCTGGTAAGCATTAATGCGGGCGTTTATTTGCTGTTTTTTAGTTTCTATTAGTTCAAATTTGGCTTCCAAAGCATCGCGTTGAGTCATGAGTACCTCCATGTAATCGGCCCGCGTAGATTTGAACAGGTCGTTGGAGATATTGATGGACTGCGACAGTTTTTGCACCTGCTGCGATTTCAGGTCGAAGCTTTTTTCGAGGTTGCCCATTTTCGATAACTGGTTGGCTACCTCCATGTAGGCATTCAAAACAGTGCGCTCATAATTGTAAACTGCCTGTAATTGCCGGGCATTGGCCGTGCCGTAAACCGCCTTAATAGCATTACGGTTGATGAACGGCGCAATCAAATCGCCACCCACCGAATACAGTAACGATTGGGGCATGTTAAACAGAAACGACGGATTGAAGGCATTGTAACCGATAGATGCCGAAATACCCAACGAAGGGTAGAACTGAGCCCTGGCAACCGATACATCCAGTTTGGCAGCCGCTAAAGCTAATTCGGCCTGACGAATATCAGGACGGTTAGCCAGCAACTGCGACGGTAAACCCGATTGAACTTCTACATTTTTTAAAGCTTCAAAGCTTTGCTTATCGCGCGAAATGGGTTGAGGATAACGGCCCAGCAAAAAGTTAATGCGGTTTTCGGTCTCCACAATTTGCTGCTGAATGTTGAACTGCAGGCTACGGGTACTTAACACCTGTGCTTCAAACCGGCGCACAGCCAGTTCGGTAACACGGGTAGCCTCTTTTTGTATGCGAACAATGCGTAAGGCGTTATTTTGTATATCAATGTTCTGCTTTACAATATCCAGCTGATTATCAAGCGCCAGAAGCTCGTAGTACGAGTCGGCAATTTCGGCGATCAGGTTGGTTACCATAAAGTTTTTACCTTCAATAGTAGCTAAGTACCGGGCAACTGCGGCCTTTTTACCGTTACGCAGTTTGTGCCAAATATCCAGCTCCCAGGTGGCATAAGCCGCTACCAGGTAGTTTGGCAGCGGGTCGGGCATTTCTTTACCGGGTTTAATTTCGGTAGTGGCTTCGCTGGCACCACGGCTGGTGTAGCGGCCTACTTTCTCTAAATCGGCACCGGCTTTAAGGCCAATAAAAGGCAGGTATTCACCTCTGCGGGCTTTGATCTCGTTACGGTCGATCTCAATATCCTGCATGGTGATATTAAGCTCCTGGTTATTTTTAAGCGCCGTATCAATCAGGCTGCTCAGGTGTTCATCGTTAAAAAACAGCTTCCAGTTAGTTTTGGCTGTATTAACGGTATCCTGTGTGCCCGATGCGTAGGTAGCAGGCGTGGCCTTGTTAGCCTCGCGCTGCGAAAACTTAGGAATTGAACAGGCCCCGTAAACAACCGACAGGCAGGCTACTGCAAATCCTCTATATATGGTCTTGTTATTCATGAGGGGTTTCTGTGATAATTAATTTCTCTTCTTGCTTGGTCTTAAAAGGCCAGAATTTTCTTTTCTTCTTTTTCTTGTGGCCAAAATCTTCGGTTAATGGGTTGTGGTCTTCGTCCTGTATCAGCTTGCGGCCATCGGCCAGGGTACCAAAAATATAGTACAAGCCCGGCACAATAATTACCCCGAAAATGGTACCGAACAACATACCGCCAGCCGATGCTGCACCAATGGTCCGGTTACCCAATGCACCCGGTCCGGTTGCAAACAGCAACGGAAGTAAACCCGCCACGAAAGCGAACGAGGTCATTAAAATTGGACGGAAACGAACTTTAGCACCCTCAATGGCAGCCTCCAGTACGGTTGAACCCTGCTGGTGTTTTTGTATGGCAAACTCAACGATCAGTACCGCGTTTTTACCTAATAAGCCAACCAGCATTACCAAACCTACCTGTGCATAAATATCATTGGCTAAGCCCATGAATTTTAACAGCATAAAGGCACCAAAAATACCGGCAGGTAATGAGAGTATTACCGCAAACGGTACAATGAAACTCTCATACTGGGCGGCAAGTACCATGTACACAAACAGGAGTACAATGATGAAGATGTAGACTGCTTCGTTACCGCGGCCAACCTCATCTTTTGAGAGGCCTATCCAGTCAATATCGTAACCGCGTGGCAGGGTTTGTTTAGCTACGTCCTGTATAATTTTAATGGCCTCACCGCTGCTGTAACCTATGGCAGGGGCACCGTTAATGGCCGATGCCGTGTACATGTTAAAGCGGGTGATCTCGTTCAAACCTTGTTTCTTCTTGATTTTCATGAAGGCCGAATAAGGCACCATTTCATCGCGGTTGTTCTTTACGTAGAGTTTTAATAGATCCTCAGGTAAAGCGCGGTATTCGGGCGGCCGACTGCACGTACACTTTAAAGAAGTTACCAAAGCGAATAAAACCCTGCTCATATGTACTACCGATCAAAATAGAAAGGTTGTTCATGGCGGTGC contains the following coding sequences:
- a CDS encoding phytoene desaturase family protein encodes the protein MKHQNREYDAVIIGSGPNGLAAAILMQQHGLKVLIVEGKDTIGGGLRTAELTLPGFKHDICSAIHPLALGSPYFKTLSLSGYGLEYILPEIDTAHPFDDGTAAVLKRSLTETAALLGADEQAYVEMIGPVIQNWPHLASDILGPLRFPQKPLKLAAFGLSALQPATWLAKRFKTTHARGLFAGMAAHAIQPLGNLTTSAVALVLLANGHLGGWPIPKGGSQAIADALAGYFTSLGGEIQTGNYITSLTQLPSANAVLFDVTPQQLLQIAGHKFSSIYKWQLERYRYGDGVFKVDWALDAPISFKADECRRAGTVHLGGTLEEIVIAEQAASKGQYTHKPYVLLAQQSLFDNTRAPEGKHTAWAYCHVPNGSTKDMTAIIENQVERFAPGFKERILAKHTFNTAQLQEHNPNYIGGDINGGRLDISQLFTRPALRLSPYKTSAKGLYICSSSTPPGGGVHGMCGYYAAKRALKDVFNIDTSLQ
- a CDS encoding TolC family protein, whose protein sequence is MNNKTIYRGFAVACLSVVYGACSIPKFSQREANKATPATYASGTQDTVNTAKTNWKLFFNDEHLSSLIDTALKNNQELNITMQDIEIDRNEIKARRGEYLPFIGLKAGADLEKVGRYTSRGASEATTEIKPGKEMPDPLPNYLVAAYATWELDIWHKLRNGKKAAVARYLATIEGKNFMVTNLIAEIADSYYELLALDNQLDIVKQNIDIQNNALRIVRIQKEATRVTELAVRRFEAQVLSTRSLQFNIQQQIVETENRINFLLGRYPQPISRDKQSFEALKNVEVQSGLPSQLLANRPDIRQAELALAAAKLDVSVARAQFYPSLGISASIGYNAFNPSFLFNMPQSLLYSVGGDLIAPFINRNAIKAVYGTANARQLQAVYNYERTVLNAYMEVANQLSKMGNLEKSFDLKSQQVQKLSQSINISNDLFKSTRADYMEVLMTQRDALEAKFELIETKKQQINARINAYQALGGGWQ
- a CDS encoding VF530 family protein, whose amino-acid sequence is MNTQPNNPLHGKTLESILNDLVAFYGWREMGRIIPINCFTSDPSVSSSLKFLRKTPWARKKVEDLYMNTKF